One window of Curtobacterium sp. 458 genomic DNA carries:
- a CDS encoding MFS transporter produces the protein MTQRGTTATPAGRNGFLRRMTFACAWGEGLDGFDLGVISVALPSITIALGLDPVLAGLIGASSLIGIFIGAPLAGWLTDRFGRKRVFTIDVLLFIVLGLLQAFVADGWQLFVVRVLLGMAIGAEYSIGAAMLAEFAPSKDRGRRLSGLLVCWYGGYLVAVVTAYALIDWAGLSWRWVLVTSALPAVVTALARLGFPESPRWLLQHGRTEEARTIVTERLGGDAYFRDEQYAAEEQREGGYRVLFAKENRQRLAFISLFWACNVAPYFAIFTFAPTVLKSLQLHDEATGTIIVNAMAAIGALVGMLTIERLGRRRQLIPPFWIMAVALAVVGLWGSAPGVVVVLCFAVFSFMNAAQGNLTAVYPIEVLPTEVRSTGVGFAAACSRVGAAAGTFLLPIGIDSIGIGACMLIAAAICVVGALLSQVMAPETTGKGLHDTSTQPLREQARTTTAAR, from the coding sequence ATGACCCAGCGCGGCACGACCGCCACCCCTGCCGGACGGAACGGGTTCCTCCGGCGCATGACGTTCGCGTGCGCATGGGGTGAGGGCCTCGACGGCTTCGACCTCGGCGTCATCAGCGTCGCCCTGCCGTCCATCACGATCGCGCTCGGCCTCGACCCGGTGCTCGCCGGGCTCATCGGCGCGAGCTCGCTGATCGGCATCTTCATCGGAGCGCCACTCGCCGGGTGGCTCACGGACCGGTTCGGCCGCAAGCGGGTCTTCACGATCGACGTCCTGCTGTTCATCGTGCTCGGGCTGCTGCAGGCGTTCGTCGCGGACGGCTGGCAGCTCTTCGTCGTGCGCGTGCTGCTCGGCATGGCGATCGGTGCGGAGTACTCGATCGGTGCCGCGATGCTCGCCGAGTTCGCACCGTCGAAGGACCGGGGCCGACGGCTCTCCGGGCTGCTCGTCTGCTGGTACGGCGGGTACCTCGTCGCCGTCGTCACCGCCTACGCCCTGATCGACTGGGCCGGGCTGAGCTGGCGGTGGGTCCTCGTCACGAGCGCCCTCCCCGCGGTCGTCACGGCGCTGGCGCGGCTGGGCTTCCCCGAGTCACCGCGGTGGCTGCTCCAGCACGGACGGACGGAGGAGGCCCGGACGATCGTGACCGAGCGGCTCGGCGGCGACGCGTACTTCCGCGACGAGCAGTACGCGGCCGAGGAACAGCGCGAGGGCGGGTACCGGGTGCTGTTCGCGAAGGAGAACCGGCAGCGCCTCGCCTTCATCTCGCTGTTCTGGGCGTGCAACGTCGCACCGTACTTCGCGATCTTCACCTTCGCGCCGACCGTCCTGAAGTCGCTGCAGCTGCACGACGAGGCGACCGGGACGATCATCGTCAACGCCATGGCCGCGATCGGTGCGCTCGTCGGCATGCTCACGATCGAGCGGCTCGGTCGACGCCGGCAGCTCATCCCGCCGTTCTGGATCATGGCCGTCGCCCTCGCCGTCGTCGGGCTCTGGGGGTCGGCACCGGGTGTCGTCGTCGTCCTCTGCTTCGCGGTGTTCTCGTTCATGAACGCGGCGCAGGGGAACCTCACCGCGGTGTACCCGATCGAGGTGCTGCCGACCGAGGTCCGCTCGACCGGCGTCGGCTTCGCGGCCGCGTGCAGTCGGGTCGGTGCCGCTGCGGGGACCTTCCTGCTGCCGATCGGCATCGACTCCATCGGCATCGGTGCGTGCATGCTCATCGCCGCCGCGATCTGTGTCGTCGGAGCGCT